A genomic segment from Methanotorris formicicus Mc-S-70 encodes:
- the taw3 gene encoding tRNA(Phe) 7-((3-amino-3-carboxypropyl)-4-demethylwyosine(37)-N(4))-methyltransferase Taw3: protein MFEDDKRRTLMKLELAIKSNLVDEEIIPIVNKINELDDYYTTSSCIGRCGIMEFPKGKNAKIHSRWLGKWHHYATYDELFEALSKKSDDFELMVFVMNSPILHIAAKDINSAKKMVELAIHNGLKASSIKSVSDKRVIVEILGTYKIDAPIGKDGKILVNEDYLKFLLDMGNFKLKKSREILMRWYEKLEELNKK, encoded by the coding sequence ATGTTTGAGGATGACAAAAGAAGAACCTTAATGAAACTTGAACTTGCCATAAAAAGCAATCTTGTGGATGAAGAGATAATTCCAATAGTAAATAAGATTAATGAATTGGATGATTATTACACAACGAGTAGTTGCATTGGAAGATGCGGGATAATGGAATTCCCAAAGGGGAAAAATGCAAAAATCCATTCGAGGTGGCTTGGAAAGTGGCATCATTATGCAACTTATGATGAACTATTTGAGGCATTAAGCAAAAAATCCGATGATTTTGAATTGATGGTTTTTGTTATGAACTCTCCAATATTGCACATAGCAGCAAAAGACATAAATTCAGCAAAGAAAATGGTAGAACTTGCCATACACAATGGATTAAAGGCATCATCCATAAAATCAGTTAGCGATAAGAGGGTTATTGTGGAGATACTTGGCACATATAAGATAGATGCTCCAATTGGAAAAGATGGAAAAATCCTTGTTAATGAAGATTACTTGAAGTTTTTATTGGATATGGGAAATTTTAAATTAAAAAAATCTCGAGAGATTTTAATGAGGTGGTATGAGAAACTTGAAGAATTAAATAAAAAATAA
- a CDS encoding DUF2111 domain-containing protein, translating to MLKELLKNADPKDLLPFAMAIHILVNKLPVTVRSKEKPGIRLEKGDVIDDNYEGYVLKLAIETGEILRVTPVVGPYKGLPVIIVPIKDGDEVLGAIGAVDVTAGIFEDVLLLARRAELSKFLPEDAFPK from the coding sequence ATGCTTAAAGAATTATTAAAAAATGCGGATCCAAAAGATTTGTTACCATTTGCAATGGCTATCCACATTTTAGTAAATAAACTTCCAGTAACGGTAAGGAGCAAAGAAAAACCTGGTATTAGGTTGGAGAAGGGAGATGTTATTGATGACAACTATGAGGGGTATGTGTTAAAGTTGGCAATTGAAACTGGGGAAATTTTGAGAGTTACTCCAGTTGTAGGACCATATAAAGGACTTCCAGTAATTATTGTGCCTATAAAGGATGGGGACGAGGTTTTGGGGGCAATTGGTGCAGTTGATGTCACCGCTGGAATATTTGAGGACGTTTTATTATTGGCAAGAAGAGCAGAGTTGTCCAAGTTTTTACCTGAAGATGCATTCCCAAAATAA
- a CDS encoding methanogenesis marker 5 protein, with protein MKKVFIFPPNSLILGDLVERFGHKPLMLNNVIGEKVRSAEIDSPPLNITDEDPKKGLKYAAIEVPSGVRGRLSLIGPLIEEAEAAIIMKNAPIGFGCVGCERTNELTKYLIRRKGIPVLNVEYPKTEEEAKIVVKKIAAFLKELEGNNGVSE; from the coding sequence GTGAAAAAGGTGTTTATATTTCCCCCAAACAGTTTAATACTGGGAGATTTGGTTGAGAGGTTTGGTCATAAGCCACTAATGCTAAACAATGTAATTGGAGAAAAGGTTAGGAGTGCTGAGATAGACAGTCCTCCATTAAACATAACTGATGAGGATCCAAAGAAAGGATTAAAATATGCTGCAATTGAAGTCCCTTCTGGAGTTAGAGGAAGATTATCATTAATAGGGCCGTTGATAGAAGAGGCAGAAGCAGCAATTATAATGAAAAATGCCCCAATTGGCTTTGGATGTGTTGGATGTGAGAGAACAAATGAATTAACAAAATATTTAATTAGGAGAAAGGGTATTCCAGTTTTAAATGTGGAATATCCTAAAACAGAGGAAGAGGCAAAAATCGTAGTTAAAAAAATTGCAGCATTTTTAAAAGAATTGGAGGGGAATAATGGAGTGTCCGAATAA
- a CDS encoding DUF6485 family protein, translated as MECPNKEKNLNRCNCSYPSCSKKGLCCECLHYHLRNRQLPACCFPDDVEKTYDRSFEKFAKLVLEGKI; from the coding sequence ATGGAGTGTCCGAATAAAGAGAAAAACCTAAACAGATGCAACTGCTCCTATCCATCATGCTCAAAAAAAGGTTTGTGTTGTGAGTGTTTGCATTACCATTTAAGAAATAGGCAACTACCTGCCTGCTGTTTCCCAGATGATGTTGAAAAAACCTACGACAGAAGTTTTGAGAAGTTTGCAAAGCTTGTTTTAGAAGGTAAGATTTAA
- a CDS encoding DUF123 domain-containing protein, whose product MEKIEILKERLNKNAVVTEIAKEKSPFKVLISTILSARTKDEVTEEISKRLFGKVRDVDDLLKIDLEKLEKLIYPVGFYKTKAKNLKKLAKVLKENYNGEVPNELDEILKLPGVGRKTANLVITLAFDDYGICVDTHVHRICNRWEYVETETPEETEMELRKKLPKKYWKIINNLLVVFGREVCSPTPKCRKCFEEIRERCPYYKKIVYFDEVLKKYGFEKVSKNNIPPEKGTYILKIKLNRGRKIKFGNKEGFFRKGYYFYVGSALGKSINLKNRIGRHLKKEKKKFWHVDYLLEFGDVKGIYVSNKSCECDVAKDLAEIFKCVEGFGCSDCKCRSHLFYLPL is encoded by the coding sequence ATGGAGAAGATAGAAATTTTAAAGGAAAGGTTAAATAAAAATGCAGTTGTTACGGAAATAGCGAAAGAAAAAAGTCCATTTAAGGTTTTGATTTCAACAATTTTGAGTGCGAGGACAAAGGACGAGGTAACAGAGGAGATTTCAAAGAGATTGTTTGGGAAGGTTAGGGATGTTGATGATTTGCTAAAGATTGATTTGGAGAAATTGGAAAAACTCATTTATCCTGTTGGATTTTACAAAACAAAAGCAAAAAACTTGAAGAAATTGGCTAAGGTTTTGAAGGAGAACTATAATGGGGAAGTTCCAAATGAATTGGATGAAATTTTAAAACTCCCTGGTGTTGGGAGGAAGACGGCGAATTTGGTTATAACTTTGGCTTTTGATGATTATGGGATTTGTGTAGATACCCACGTACATAGGATATGCAATAGATGGGAATACGTTGAGACAGAAACCCCAGAAGAGACGGAAATGGAGTTGAGGAAAAAACTGCCAAAAAAATATTGGAAGATAATAAATAATTTGCTCGTTGTTTTTGGAAGGGAAGTTTGCTCTCCAACTCCAAAGTGTAGGAAGTGTTTTGAGGAGATTAGGGAGAGATGTCCATATTATAAAAAGATTGTATATTTTGATGAGGTTTTGAAAAAATATGGATTTGAGAAGGTATCAAAAAACAACATTCCACCTGAAAAGGGTACCTATATTTTAAAAATCAAACTCAATAGGGGGCGGAAAATAAAATTTGGAAATAAAGAGGGGTTTTTTAGGAAAGGTTATTACTTCTATGTTGGTTCCGCCCTTGGAAAAAGTATAAATTTGAAGAATAGGATAGGCAGGCATTTAAAAAAGGAAAAGAAAAAGTTCTGGCATGTTGATTACCTTTTGGAGTTTGGGGATGTTAAAGGCATATATGTCTCAAATAAAAGTTGTGAGTGTGACGTTGCAAAGGATTTAGCTGAGATATTTAAGTGTGTTGAAGGCTTTGGATGTTCTGATTGTAAGTGTAGGAGTCATTTGTTTTATTTGCCATTGTGA